ACCTGGGGCCCTGGGAAGGGGAACCAGGAGTCTCAGGGGAGGTGCTGACGCCTGGGAGACCCTCTGGCAAGCCAGGAAGTCAGGGCCACAAAGCATAACTCTGCCACCCCCGGATGGCCTCAGGAGCTTCCAGGGCTGCTCAAGAGGGCACTGCAGACACACggaggcaggtgtggtggtggcTGCATggctctgaggagaggcagcatCCCTGGCCGGCACCAGAATCCCCGGGCTCTGTTAGCTCTGCTCACTTACCTCTgttctcctgagctgctgtggaAACCTAGTCCCAGGGAAGAGCCCTGAGCTCCTTCCGGCCCCCTGTCTCCTGCTGGCCAGGGCTGGGCTGCACCATGGTCTTTAAGTCTTTATGGGGCCTGGGCTATGTTCTGCTGCCCTGCAGGCAGGGCTCCCTAATATGGGCCTGGAGGACTGGCCAGGCACGTACCCTGGCAGGGCTCCAGGGCTGAGCTCTGTGCCCTGGCCATCAGAGCCCAGACCTGGGTCCTGTGACCCCTGGGAGCAGGGCCATTGGGAACTAGTAGTTCCAGGGAGGCTGGTGGGAAGTGcactggggggtgggggagggggcacacTGACTCTGGGACAGCCTGGCTCCAGCTGCTGTCATCTCCAGGGCAGAAGCTGCCAGACTCAAGAAGGATGAGCAGAGGAGGGCTTCAGGTGGGGAGGCAGGGGTgtaggaggggctgggggcttgGTGGAGACCCCTGCAACCTGGAAGGCTGACAGGGCCTCTCTGAATCCCCATTGCTCAGTCTGGCAGCCTGGGGACCTAGAGGCACCCCAGGATAGGGTTGGGGTGTGAGCTGTACAGATCCTGGTGGTGGGCTATCCCCAGCCACAGCCTACAGCTCCTGCTACCCAAGGCCCTGGAGGAAGAAGAGTCAGGCATCAGGGCTGCTGGACTCCAGGTCCAGGTTCTGACCATGCTGCTGTCCTCCCACCTCACCAGGTCCAGCACAGGGATCTGCCCAGAGGAACCCCCCTCTCCTGCCTGGTGGTTCTGCCAAGAGGCCCACCTCTCTGAGCTGCCAACCCAGACTCACCCAAGTCTCAGCTCTCCATGCCAGCCTGTCCTTTTCTGGGGGGTCCTTACCCAGTCTGCCTGACACCCCTGCCCTCTAGCCCCAGCAGCAAGGTCATCTGCAGAGTGACAGTGAACCTCTTCATGAACAGAAACTGATGCAGACCAGCAGAGAGGAGGGGCAGTCCCTAGTGGGTGGACTGGGCCAGGTGGAAGATGCCACCAGGCCTGCAGCTGAAACTCAGACCCCGAGGACACAGCTCTGGCTTGGTCTGCAGCAGGCAGGTGGAACCGGTAATGAGCCTGGAAAGAATGGCCGGGGAGGGTGACACCCAGGCCACTGAGGGAAATGGCAGAGGGTGCCCAGACTGGGAGGGCAACAGAAATCAGAGCCTCCTGGGGTCACTTACTGTGCCTGAAAGACATCACCCTGCTGACCCTTCAAAGTGGCCATGGGAGGTCCAGGCTGCACCCACTTCCCAAGGACACTGCTAAGTGGCCACTGTCAGACATGTGATCCTGGCCCCCAATTGTCCCCACCCTGCATCCCCTGTTGTGTCCCTGACTGGGAACCTGCCCGGCTGAGCCCAGCCCCACACCACCAGGACCGTAGTCCATCGGCTCCAGCCCTCATGCTAAACACAGGGGAACGGTCCCACGGCAAAACATGCCTCCTGTCCTCAGGATGCTCAGCCCCTCTCCTGTCTCAGAGCAGCTGACACCGGCTGCACCAGAGGAAAGGACCCAGCTGGGGAAGGGTTCTTGAAAGAGGGGGGACAGGATACATCCAGGGCCCTGGAGTCTGACACCTGGCACAGGGTGAAGGGCAGGGGTGCCTGTGCTCAGGGGCTGACTGTGTGGGGTCAAGCAGGACCTGGGCTGCTCTGCCCACCTGGGCTCCTTCACCAGCACTGCTGCCCTGTCCCTCATACTGGCCACTGGGGCAGGCAGGAAATGTGTGGTAGCCCAGGTCACTGCACTGGGAACACTGGCCATCTGGAAGCTCTTCTTAGCAGACTGTGTTGTCACCAGGGTGGGCAATCGGGACCCCAGAAGAAGTGACCCATGAAGATGACCAGGTGACTGGCACCAGGGCTCCTGCTCTCCTCTGACAGCTCACTCACACCCCCTTCTCAATGGGGTCCTTTTGGGGTTGCCCTGGAAAAATCTTACTATCCCAGCACTGCCCCCTCATGTGGGAATACCCCATGGGCCCCTCTCCAGGGTCCAGGGAGGGGGCTAGGAGGCATCCACCCACCCCTCTGCAGGGGCCTCCTCTGCATGGAGGAGGGGGCTCTACCCAGGGCGTGCTCCCAACACAGCCTTCGCGGCCTGCCTGGAGAGGTTCAGTGCCCCACATGGACAGACACAGTAGGACATGCAAGGACACCTGCCAGGTTCCGCTGAAGGGGCTTCCCCGTCCCCTACAGCAGTTGCGAAGGACACTGAGGGTCCTGGGGATGAGGGAGCTTGGGACATGGGCGTCCTGCAAGGTGCGGGGGTCGGGGGCCCCAGGGTTCTCACTAGGGTCTGCCCGCGGGGAGGGCGCAGCCCATACCTGGGGGCCCACGGGCCGTCGTCAAACTCGAAGGTCCTGTTGGTGTAGCCCCCGACGCGAGCCCCCGGGGAGCCGCCCCCCAGGATGTGGAACCCGCCGGGGAGCGGCATGCGGGCCTGGCGGCTCCGAACGCGCCAAGGCAGAAGCGAGTCAGCAGCCACCGCCGCCTCTTCGCTCTCTCTCGTGGCCCCAGAGCACTGAACACTTTCTTTGATCACATTGAGGGAAAAACAGCTGGTTCCAGGTCGGGGTTCCGGCGCCTGGACGCGCGCGCCCCCTGCCGGCCGCGCTGGGACCACTGCAGTCTCACCAGGACGCGCAGAGGTCGAGGGTCTGCCCGACCCCTGCGAGGTACCCGCGCCATCGCGGCTCTCGGAGCCCTCCCAATCCCACAGCCAGGAAGGGGCTCGTTAATAGCTAAAAAGACCCGGGGCTGTACGGTGGGAGTGGCCCCATCCCTCTGGGGCCTCTGTGGGGCGCCCTTCCACGTTTAAAGTGCCCAAGCAACCAGCAAGGCATCTCGCCAAAGCGTcctgccctctcccttccctctcccttctttgCAAGAGGGGCAGCACGTGCCCTGACACCTGCCAGGGCACTGTCCACTCTTGCAGAGGTCTACCCCAAGACCCTCTGCCGGTTCCACAAGGTTCACTGCTAGGAACCCACTGGGCTGGGACTGGGGGCCACCTAGACCCTAGGCAGCAGTGACTGCCCACCTGTCCCTTGTCCTGCTATTTCAGCCACATGGGCACACTCAGAGCACCTCTTACCCAGGtagtcagtgtgtgtgtggggggagggtcCACTCTTAGGACCTGGACTGATTGGTTCAGGTTGGGGAGCTTTGAGTTCTTTGCTTGAGCCTTCGCTGTCCAGTGCCATCCAGAGTCTTCACCACAGCAGGGCAGTTGTGATGAgagaaagggaggcagggaaggggtgggagagagacagagacagacagaaagagacagagccCGAGAGAGAACGAAGGAGGGCTGGGGAATCAGGGGTGGAGAGGCGGAGCCAACATCAGTCCCCTAGTTTTTCCCCAGGCTGGGGCCTCTCACTTGGGTCGTGGTCAGTATGAAGGGCTCCCTAGGACAAGGCTGGGTCAGGGCTGATTTGGAGGGTGCATGGTGAGATGGTCCCTTCCCTGCCTGCAGGACACAGCAGGCTGAGCTCAGGAGCTCCATGGGCACTCAGCAGAAGTCTGGGATGCTCTGCAGTCCCCAGAAGGGGTACAGCCTGTGTGTCCCTCCCAGCCCACCAGCAGTCCTGCATCTGGGGGGGGGGTTCCCCACTTGGTCCTGAGAGGTGGATAGCTTCCCTAGCTGGGCACTGTCCCCAGCAGGACCCTCACTTGACTGTGGCTGAGTGTCTTGTAGGTTCCTGTAGCTTGGGAAACTCAGAGATGGCCACTGAGGGGACACCCTGCCTGTCACTAGTCAACAGGAGCCCTGCAGGGAGGTGCTGCTGCTGGTCAATCAGAGGTGATGACACAAGGGTGTCAGTCATGGGAGACCCTGACAAGAATGGTGACTTCTCTGAGGGCTTTGGGGAAACCAAAACTTGGCCCCAGTCTGCCTTAAAGGAGCCAAGCCCCAGAAGGCCAGCCTGCCCACCACTTCCCAGCCAGGAGCAGGAAGGCATTGTGCCAAGGTCCAAGACCCTGACTTCAGCTCCCTCCGGGGGAGCCAGGTTGGCACATGCCCGCCCACTGTGACCTGGCACCCTGTGCCTCCTGGTCTGCTCTGCTGGGTGTGTCCGGGCAGTTTCCCCAGGGCACTGCCTACCCTCCAAGGCCAGGAGCCACCATCTCCTCACCTCCCACAGGAATTCCAGGGCCCCACACGTGCTGGCGGAACTGAAGGGATCCAAGCATTTCTGGTTCGGTTTCACACCCCTCATGGAAAACACAAGCTGTCTGCTGAGTCCGGGGGATGTTCCCTCAATCCTGTGGACTGGCCTAGCCCTGAGCCTCGGGTGGAAACAGGAAGTGACCCAGCCTCAGCACCCCTCCTCATGACCCTAGCATCAGTCCCCTGCCTGACACCCTCCCTCAATCTTAGGACGTGGTCCCTCTGGCCTTGCCTCCTTTCCTAGGTGGCCTGACTCTACGgtcaccacctccaccactggGGCAGGGATGGAGAGGGGCCTGGCTGTGGCCTGCACCTCCACACCTCGGGAGCACCTTCTCCCATCTCTGGCTGACCCAGGTCCCACCACCCAAAGCCCCACCTGGGACCCCAACCTCAGCCACACGGGAGGCAGGGCAGGAACTCTGGCCTCAGGCCGGGCACCCCCAGCAGACATCACACTTCGGTGGCACTATCAGGAGATGTACTGTGTCCCCTGGCTCAGTGACCTCCTCCAGGAACTGTTCCCGGCAAGTCCAGGAAAATCACAACAAAAATGCACAGTGCTTAGCAGCCCCCAACCGCTGGCTCCCCTCAGGGGCCTCTCCTGGAAAGAGGAagtctcccttttctcttcctccttccattcATCAAAGAACAGTCGCCCAGCTGGAGCTGCAAGCGGGGTCCAGGCGGTTCCTGGGGCTCAGCGGGGAGGCGAGCAGAGCCCAGTGTGCTGGAGACTGGGGGTCGGCAGGCAGGGGCACGTGGCTGGGGCAGGGGACGCAGGAGGCCCGCGAGCAGGGTCAGACACCTGGGCTATGGCGATGCACTGGGAAGGCTGGCAGGCGCCTCCGGGCTTTGGTGTTTGGAAGGTGGGTGATGGCAGCGCAGAGAAAGGTGCCAGGAATGGCGCACCTGGGAACGACAGGGGCTCCGCATGTCCTGCGAGACAGTTGGCAGACCAGCCTCCTGCTCCCAACTAGGCCGAGTTCCTCCAAGCCAGGGCGTGTCCCCCAACCCGCCCCGGAACACCCAAGGGCGGTTGGGACCCTCAGCAAGGTGCGCGCTGTCCTCTCCCGCGCGTCCCGCAGGGGCCTGGGGAAAGTGGAGCCGCCCCGCCACCTCCTGGCAACCCCCTGGGGAACTTTTCGGTCGGTGACTGCGGGCAGGGGGCGGGGCCGTGGGCAgggggcggggccgcggggcGGGAGCCAGGTGTCCTGCGTGCGGAGCACGTGGGGAGGGCGGGCGCCCGgggggcggggccgcggggcGGGAGCCAGGTGTCCAGGCGTGCGGAGCACGTGGGGAGGGCGGGCACCCGGGGGGCGGGGCCGCGGGCTGAGCTTGGGCCTCTACCCGCTGTGCGGGTGTTTCTCCCGCCTCCACGCCTTAGTTCTCATGGCGTCCCGCGGCGCCGAGCTCCGGGCTGGGGTCCCCAGAGTCCCCGGCTGTAGGGAGTGCAGGTGAGGGTGTGAGCGTGTCAGGTCCCCAGGCCTCAGCCCAGGGACTACCGTCCTACCCTGTGTGGTGCACCTGCGGCAGAGACCCTGGtcctgggtgggggaggggccgaACTGACCAGGGCTGTGTTCCTGGGAGATCCAGGCCTTGTCCTCCACTTTTCCCCAGCCACCCCCTATAGACACCTGTTACTACGTCTGGCCCCCCATGGTCTTTTCTGGGGTTCACAGCCTGGGGGTCCTGGCTCTCTTCTCTGTAGCGACTCTTTCTTGTCGGGGTTCCTGACCAGCTTCCAGGACCCAGCCCAGGTACCTGGCCGGGTCAAGGACCCTGCAGTGGCCCAGGGCCCTGGCTCCAGTCTTCCCAGGAACGTGCTCAGCGAGAGGGAGCGCAGGTGAGTGGCCCTCTAGTGGAGGAGCTCTCCTGGCCAGGGCACGTTTTTAAGGGGTGGGGGTTGTTTGTGACTGCATCCGGGTTTCAGGCAGCCAGGGCAGGACTAACAACAGCCTCCAAGGTAAATCTACGTGGGGGTTCCAGCGGCTTGCCCGTGGCCCCCTTTGTGGCCTGAAGCCTAGTGCATTGCGTTTGGGATCTTTTAGACTTGGACACTGACACAGCCTTGTCCTCACCATGAGCAGTGATGGCCCTTCTGGAATGGCTATGCTGACCCCTGGACACCCTCGGCTCACACAGCTGAAGAGTTCATTGGTGGCCTCTGCCCCAGAGGTCCCTGGGGCTTCCCTCTGGTGGTTCCAGCAGCTGCTGCCCCTTCTGGTGGAGGCTGGATGGGTTTGTGGACATTTCTCACTTTCCTGGGAGCAGGAGGCGGATCTCTATGAGCTGTGAGCGTCTGCGGGCCCTGCTGCCCCGGTTCGATGGCCGGCGGGAGGACATGGCCTCCGTCCTGGAGATGGCGGTGCAGTTCCTTCGGCTCACCCACACCCTGGTGCCTGGTTGGGAGCAGCATGCAGTGAGTTGTGGGTGTGTGGAGCTGGTCAGGCCTTTGCAGCACAGCTGGTTAAGGACTCACGCGGGGGCAGCGTCCCCTCCAGCCCATGCCTCCTCCCACAGCCCGTGCTGGTTGTGGTTTCTGCAGGGCACTGCTGGATTTGTCCAGACTTCCTGTTGCTCTTCCCCTGGGAAGGGACCAGCCTCCCAGTCCTGTTGGTTGATCCGTCGCCCCATGCTCGAGGCCAGCTTTGGGGGAATCGGGGTGTCCTCATGCTGCCCTGACtgagcagcacatagatcctttcCCTGCGACTTTGCCCCCAAGAGAAGTCACGGGCCTGTGAGCTGTCAGGGGCTTCGTCAGGTATCCATAGTCCCTGCTGGTTAGGGTGACGTCCTCATGTGTGAGGATAAGTGACCAGATGGGGATTGGAGCGGCCCTGATGTTTGTAGGGGTGGGGTTCCCAACACCTGTGGCGAGGCTCCTGGGTGGGCACACTCAGGAAGGGTGAGACCTGGGTTGTCACCCTGTACCCGCAGCCCTGTCCTGAGTGCAGGGTGAGCTCCAGGTGAAGCTCTGGCTTGCTGGGCACCTGTGGGGCAGCTGCTCTGACCACAGCCCACTCTTCCCGAGGGTTACATGAGAGTCTCCCAGCAGAGTTTCTGACTGGTGTGTTTGTTTAATTAACTCTTTgaggtgccagggatcaaacatggggccttgtgtgtgctcgggaagtgctctgccattgagccacgTCCTGAGTGCCACCTCTGgtgtgttttaattaaaaaaatcaagatggtctcactgaggtgcccaggctggccttgagcctgtgatcctcctgcctcagcctcccaggagtgcaccaccatgcctggcccacatgtgtgtgtttgaatTTCAGGTTCCTGCTCCCTCCAGGGAGACTTGGCACCGGTGGCGGGAGGAAGTTCTGCAGTTGACCCTGGCGAGCCAGATTCCGGCCAGTGGGCCAGACCGCCAGACAGAAGCATCTGGCATGATTCCGTTAGTGTCCCCTGGGGCCCACCCTGCAGGGCCTGGGGTGCCCAGGGGCAGCAGAGTCATGCATGGTCTCCAGGACTAGAAACTTGCCTAGGTCCTGATGCGTGCCACTCGCACCCCGTCACTGTCACTTGGTTGGGATCTAGTGTTTCCGAAGGTGTCGCGCAGCAGGCTTGGGGACTGGACTGGTCTGGGGAGGGGTGCTTGGTATTCGGTCCCGTGCTCCCCCCACACCCTCTTTACACTGTCCAGGCCGCGGGACCCCCtaagctgtgtgaccctggctGTGGACAAGAGTGAGGTGCTGAACAGGCCACCCTCCCTTCCGGGTGAGTGACCACATCCAGGGCAAGCCAGGAAACCTCCAGCTCTGAGAGGGGTGGGTGCTTTTCCTGGGTGGGGGTCAGGGTTTCATGTTGCCTTTGTGCAAAACCCATGTGCTGAGGACCGGTGCTGCTGGTCTTCTCGAGTAGCCGTGTGCTCCCTGCCTGGGTCCTGACCGCTCTGCTCCCCAAGGACagccctcctccacctcctctctgGGTCTGTCAGGGACCATGGGGTGCATGAGAGCCCTTGGCCCATCTTGACCACCAAGCTGACCCCTGCCATGTCCAGCTCTAGCAGCCACCATTGGCTGTTCTTGGTGTCCCCTGGTTGTCTGGCCACCTCTgtgccccaccctctgcctgtgCTGCAGGGAGCCGTCGTGGGGACAAGCATCAGGCCTGCGGCCTTCCAGCCACCTTCCCTGTGCTACCCTCGTTCCCTGACACCACCATGGCCAAGCTCTGTCAGGTGGCTTTGGGGTCACCCCGAGGGGCACTTGTGATGACCCCGCCCCTACGGCACTGACCCTCCTGGCTGTTCATCGCTTCACAGATGTGTGTGATCGCCATGCCTGGAAATGGCTCTGCAGCGGGTGGTACCTTGTGACCCCACAAGTGTCCCCACTGCCATGGGGACAGAGCTGGGGGCACTGGGTGCAGTGTCCTGTGGTAGGCAGCAGATCAGGGGAGGGGATCCCAGACCTGAGGCCTCCTGGGCCCTGGCCTCTGGGCATTCCCCTGCCTGGCCACCTGTCTGCAGCATACTTCTGGGCTCTCTTCCATGTGTCCTTGTTGTGGGGCTGGACTCTGCTCAGAATCAAGAGGTCATGGGGGGCAGCAGGCAGGTGACCTGTTGACCATGTCCGCCCTCCTCAGAGTCCTTCAGCCTGGTGCCCCAGCCCCCACGCTGGCCTCCCTGCTCACAGCTACCGAGCTCCCCTGAGACGAGCCAGGAGGCTCCTGGTGCTCTGGGCCAGGCTGGGCCCCCAGCCAGAGTCCCCACGTCTCCAGGTGGGCTGGCTGAGGAGGCCGCCCTGACAGCTGTGGCAGATGCCAGGTGGGTGCCCGTGGGTGCGTGTGCGTGTGAGCATGCCTACCATGCCATCCAGGCCTCCTCCAGCACACGCTGGGCCTTTCTCTACACCTAGAAACTTCTGCTCTGGTGCCCGGCAGGTCTGCgaggagggctggggcaggcAGGCCAGGGCCGGCCAGCCTGGCCATGTGGCTTTCTAATGTTTCTGAAAACACTTTTGTTTCCTAATTGTCTTTTGTTTTGGCTAATGGCAAATGAGTTTGTGTTTGGGGAGCGCGTACCAGCTGCGCGTGGGAGGGAGCGAGGCTGCCACTGGAGAGGAACCAGCAGGGGTGCTGGGgacaggctgggcctgggcctggcctgCACTGCACTCTTGGTAGCAGCGGAGGTGGCTTCTGCATGTGCTCCCTCAGGGGATGGAGCCCCTTTTGGTCCCAAGTGGCTTCTTGGGACTTGGGGCCCAAGTCTTCCCTTGagctcccagagtctgggtccACCTGTGGCCTCTTGGGGGTTTTTCTTGCTTCCAGGTCTGTGTCGGGATCCAGTGTTGAGGATGGGACTTCCTTCCTGCTGACAGCCAGTCCTGACTGGTGGCTGGGTGAGTGGGGGTCACGGGTCTAGCTGCCTTTGCCCACGCCAGCCCAGGTGGCGTCTCAGCCCTTTCTGTGGAGCTGGGGCAGTGGTGCCTGTCCACCTGGCCGTGCACCGTGCAGTTTCCAGAATGTCTCTGGGCCTCCACCTCTCCTGGCTGGCGGTCATCAGGGTGACAGGGAGGGAGAGTCAGAGGTAaagtgtgtgcatgcacgtgtgaCCACATGTGAGTGTGAGCACACAGGACTGATCTGGTGTGAACATGCGTGTGAATGCCTGTGAGCATATGTGGTTGGCCACGTGACCATACGTGAGCAGGAGCCAGTGGGGCGTGTGTGAGCGAGCACGCCGGGAGTCTGTGTGGATGTCTGACGTGCGCAGTGAGCTGTGTGGGGTTCTGTGCCTTTCCTGGGCCCCACATCGGTCACTGAGGTCCTGGGCCAGCTGCACTGACCACGAAGGCGTGTGGATGCATCACTGTTGGCTGTCAGTCTTTAGGTCCCAGTGCTGGGATGCCCTTGTAACCTGGCTGGGCAAGTCCCCAAGCCTGGGAGCAGGGCCTCTGTCCTGGTGACTGGGAGCATGGGGAGGCAGGGCTTGCCCTCCTGTCTCCCAGAGGAGCAGACGGAGGTGGAGGGAGCcccaggtgtgccctgacctgcctgcctgcccccctgtGTCCAGCCCACCTGCTGATGTGCCTTTTGCTCCTAGGGTccctggagggaagaggaagcacCGCTGTACCCTGGGCCCCAGCCAGGAGCAGCTTGGCAGAGCAGGCAGAGCCAACTTTCCTGGGCGACCCTGAACCTGGCTCCCAGGAGCTCCAGGATGGGCCCCTGGAACTGTGGGGCTCCgacctgggcagctggggcctggAGCTGCGGGAGGAGGTGGACGGCATCTTCCCAGATTTCTTTGCCTGCTAGCCACTGCCGGTGGGGCAGGGTGGCCCACGTGCCTGCCCTGGGTTGGGTGCTTCGTTCTGGGCTGGGTCGCAGCTGGGCTCTGCATTAAGCAAGGCTGCAGGGCTGTGCAGCTGGAGGCTgaatattaaaaagggaaagtGATTTTCCTGGAGGAAACAAAATTCCTGCCGCTTTTGTGTAATTAATCCGATTCATCAGGCAGATGCGCCACCTCCATTCAGAGCGCAGGCAGCTGCCTGCATAGGGAAGTCCCTAAATAACCCTGCCTGGGTGGGGTGGGTGCAGCTGGGGGCCCTGCTCCCAGGGAGGCCACGCCCCTCCTCAGCATCCATCTCCCAGCCCAGGGTGCCTGAGGGAGGGGCTGGCTGTACCCTCACCCCTACCACAGCTGCCCTTGCCATGATGGGGTTGCTGGGGACCCTGGGCAGAggctcctgccccctcccacaTCTGGAGGGGCTGGGTTACTGCCAGCACTGGAGCAAGCCCAGGTCTGATCCTACCTCACCCAGGTGGTTCCGCAGGCTGGACACAGGCCCCAGATCCCTGCGACTCCTGACAACTGAGTGTGGGGGCCAGAGCAGTCTCAGCTCCCCAAGAAGGTAGAGTTCTGAGCGTAGGCTCAGCCCCCCAGGGTCCCCACCCCCGCAGCCAGCGGAAGGTTCCATTCATTCTCTGAGTCACTGCTGACAAGGCCTGGAGCAGCTCGCTGATGGAACAAGGTCGTCACAAACCCTGGGCTTGGGAGGATGAGCCCTTCAGCCTCGAAACTGGCCAGTCCCCAGAGCTCCAGGACAAGGCCTCACTCTGGGTGCACCCTGCACCCCTGGGCTTCCAAGTCAGACCCTCCCCTGGGCCACAGGAAGCTGTTGGCTCTGGCCAAGCTGACAAGCCCCTGTGAGGGAGACCAGGGATGGAGGACTCGGGCTTATTCACAGACCTGACCAATGCCTGGGGCTTGCACAGGCAGGACTCTGGCCTACCCCCAGATTTCACTGGATGGTGAGGGACAGGCCCTGTtccaggaggcaggcaggcttCATCTGCTTTCTGAGCCAGTGTTAAGAGtgatcctggggctggggttgtggctcagcagtagatactcgcctagcacttgtgaggcactgggtttgatcctcagcaccacatataaataaataaaataaaggtatcatgtccgccaacaatttctaaagaaaaaaaaatgatcctgGGGTCTGTCCTTGCTTATGGGGTCAGAGCAGTAACGATAGCACCTGCTGGGGTCGGGGAGGCCAGGGGGGCTTGGAGCTGCAGGAGCCTCCGACCTTAGAGTCCTAGATTCCCTCGTTCCCAAGGGCTTGGGACTTAAGGCCCACCCCAGGCTGGCTGTGCCAGGACCCCCCCTGCTAGCAGGGACAGCTGGCAGCCCAGGGGAACTGGACGTTAAGGGGTTGGGGCCTTGAAGCTGCCTCCCGCCAGGAGTGCCCA
The Sciurus carolinensis chromosome 14, mSciCar1.2, whole genome shotgun sequence DNA segment above includes these coding regions:
- the Sohlh1 gene encoding spermatogenesis- and oogenesis-specific basic helix-loop-helix-containing protein 1 isoform X1, with protein sequence MASRGAELRAGVPRVPGCRECSDSFLSGFLTSFQDPAQVPGRVKDPAVAQGPGSSLPRNVLSERERRRRISMSCERLRALLPRFDGRREDMASVLEMAVQFLRLTHTLVPGWEQHAVPAPSRETWHRWREEVLQLTLASQIPASGPDRQTEASGMIPPRDPLSCVTLAVDKSEVLNRPPSLPESFSLVPQPPRWPPCSQLPSSPETSQEAPGALGQAGPPARVPTSPGGLAEEAALTAVADARSVSGSSVEDGTSFLLTASPDWWLGSLEGRGSTAVPWAPARSSLAEQAEPTFLGDPEPGSQELQDGPLELWGSDLGSWGLELREEVDGIFPDFFAC
- the Sohlh1 gene encoding spermatogenesis- and oogenesis-specific basic helix-loop-helix-containing protein 1 isoform X2, which encodes MASRGAELRAGVPRVPGCRECSFQDPAQVPGRVKDPAVAQGPGSSLPRNVLSERERRRRISMSCERLRALLPRFDGRREDMASVLEMAVQFLRLTHTLVPGWEQHAVPAPSRETWHRWREEVLQLTLASQIPASGPDRQTEASGMIPPRDPLSCVTLAVDKSEVLNRPPSLPESFSLVPQPPRWPPCSQLPSSPETSQEAPGALGQAGPPARVPTSPGGLAEEAALTAVADARSVSGSSVEDGTSFLLTASPDWWLGSLEGRGSTAVPWAPARSSLAEQAEPTFLGDPEPGSQELQDGPLELWGSDLGSWGLELREEVDGIFPDFFAC